The following are encoded in a window of Sulfitobacter sp. S190 genomic DNA:
- a CDS encoding L,D-transpeptidase, which produces MRISHICALLLASGPAFALTPDDITSATYDGGSLPEGQSGVTVKLQVLLDRAGVSPGVIDGYKGGMSESALRGFEEREGFPVDGTLDKDVWAALGADSAAPILTSYTVTEEDAANLTDKIPDNVAKKAKLDQLGYTRVSEKLAERFHMDEDFLRALNEGASFAPGSTLMVTDPGARLEGTADRVEIRKSDRRAVAFDAAGNMLTSYPVAIGSQETPSPEGQVEVVAVAMDPTYSYRPDTNFVADGVEEALTLPPGPNGPVGTVWIDLSKPTYGLHGTDTPAKLFENDSHGCVRFSNWDVEELAFLVSQGVSVEFVE; this is translated from the coding sequence ATGCGAATTTCCCATATCTGTGCACTTCTTCTGGCATCCGGTCCCGCTTTTGCCCTGACACCCGATGACATCACTTCAGCGACCTACGATGGCGGCAGCCTGCCCGAGGGCCAGTCGGGGGTGACGGTCAAATTGCAGGTGCTGCTCGACCGCGCGGGCGTCTCGCCCGGTGTGATCGACGGCTACAAGGGCGGGATGAGCGAGAGCGCGTTGCGCGGATTTGAAGAACGCGAGGGTTTCCCCGTCGATGGCACGCTGGACAAAGACGTCTGGGCCGCCTTGGGCGCGGACAGTGCTGCGCCGATCCTCACGTCATACACCGTCACTGAAGAGGATGCGGCCAACCTGACTGATAAAATCCCTGACAATGTGGCCAAGAAGGCAAAGCTGGACCAATTGGGATACACCCGTGTCAGCGAAAAGTTGGCCGAGCGGTTCCACATGGACGAGGATTTCCTGCGCGCCTTGAACGAAGGTGCGAGTTTTGCACCGGGATCGACCCTCATGGTTACCGATCCCGGCGCGCGGCTTGAGGGAACGGCCGACCGTGTGGAAATCCGCAAATCCGACCGTCGCGCCGTGGCGTTTGATGCCGCAGGGAATATGCTGACCAGCTATCCTGTCGCGATCGGATCGCAAGAGACCCCGTCGCCTGAAGGTCAGGTAGAGGTCGTCGCCGTCGCGATGGACCCGACCTACAGTTATCGACCTGACACGAATTTTGTGGCCGACGGCGTGGAAGAGGCACTGACCCTGCCACCGGGTCCGAATGGTCCGGTGGGAACGGTCTGGATTGATTTGTCGAAACCCACCTACGGCCTTCACGGGACGGACACCCCCGCCAAACTTTTCGAAAATGACAGTCACGGCTGCGTGCGGTTCTCCAACTGGGATGTGGAAGAGCTTGCCTTTCTCGTATCTCAGGGCGTTTCCGTCGAATTTGTCGAATGA
- a CDS encoding extensin family protein — protein MMRFCVIPLICAAPLAAQELAPDVSPLPENRPAAEASAPPPKPQPTPSTELVSAGARDLLRLDDEAYATCLSQLDDMGVTYTEIAAIIPENDRDCGILRPVEVTQLEGDIAIEPAATLRCPTAVAVAAWARDFVVPASQRLDDRGALAVIENGSGYICRRRNNAADGKLSEHAFGNAMDIMGFRFDEGAPIAVQPREAEGSMAEAFQDAVRAAACLEFSTVLGPGSNAAHDDHLHLDIVARGSGYRLCEQGGATTD, from the coding sequence ATGATGCGTTTTTGCGTCATACCCCTGATCTGCGCGGCACCGCTGGCCGCGCAGGAACTGGCCCCCGACGTGTCCCCTTTGCCCGAGAACAGACCTGCCGCCGAAGCAAGCGCGCCTCCGCCAAAGCCGCAGCCCACGCCTTCGACCGAATTGGTTTCGGCAGGCGCACGCGATCTTCTGCGGCTGGACGATGAGGCATATGCCACCTGCCTCTCCCAACTTGATGACATGGGCGTGACCTATACCGAAATCGCCGCGATCATCCCGGAAAACGACCGCGATTGCGGCATCCTGCGCCCCGTCGAGGTGACACAGCTTGAGGGGGATATCGCGATTGAACCCGCAGCGACCCTGCGATGCCCCACCGCCGTTGCCGTCGCGGCATGGGCCCGCGATTTTGTGGTGCCGGCCAGCCAGCGTCTGGACGATCGCGGCGCGTTGGCGGTCATTGAAAACGGATCGGGCTATATCTGCAGGCGGCGCAACAACGCCGCCGATGGCAAGCTGTCCGAACATGCGTTTGGCAACGCGATGGATATCATGGGCTTTCGCTTTGACGAAGGTGCCCCAATTGCGGTCCAGCCGCGCGAAGCCGAAGGGTCAATGGCAGAGGCGTTTCAGGACGCCGTTCGTGCTGCGGCCTGCCTTGAATTCTCGACTGTCTTGGGCCCCGGATCAAACGCTGCGCATGACGACCATCTTCATCTCGACATCGTCGCTCGGGGAAGTGGGTACCGGCTGTGCGAACAGGGTGGTGCCACCACGGACTGA